The following proteins are co-located in the Saccharomycodes ludwigii strain NBRC 1722 chromosome V, whole genome shotgun sequence genome:
- the RPN10 gene encoding proteasome regulatory particle base subunit RPN10 (similar to Saccharomyces cerevisiae YHR200W | RPN10 | Regulatory Particle Non-ATPase) produces the protein MVLEATVLILDNSEYSRNGDFAPTRYEAQLDAISYIFRAKRNSNPENTLALISLAGDNPQVLSTFTSEHGKILSGLNETSIEGEIHVATALQIASLTLKHRQNKNQHQRIILFLCSPVMKESREDLIKLAKKLKKNSIAVDIVNFGETTTNTSLLEEFNEAVNNTNSSEDKSTLLTLAPGPKLLYEHIASSPIILEDSSNSNADGMTMGGGGGGDDFMDFGVDPSVDPELAMALRMSMEEEQARQERLRQQQQQEQQEEPKEEQGKDTKNL, from the coding sequence ATGGTTTTAGAAGCTACTGTTTTAATTCTTGATAATTCTGAATACTCAAGAAACGGCGATTTTGCACCTACAAGATATGAGGCACAGTTGGATGCCATTAGTTACATTTTTAGAGCTAAAAGAAATAGTAACCCAGAAAATACCTTAGCATTAATTTCATTGGCCGGTGATAATCCTCAAGTTTTATCTACTTTTACTTCAGAGCATGGTAAAATATTGTCAGGCCTAAATGAGACTAGTATAGAGGGTGAAATACATGTTGCGACCGCCCTTCAAATTGCTTCTCTAACTTTAAAACATCgtcaaaacaaaaatcaaCACCAAAGAATCATATTATTCCTTTGTTCTCCAGTTATGAAGGAAAGTAGGGAGGATTTGATCAAATTGgccaaaaaattaaaaaaaaacagtatCGCCGTTGATATAGTAAATTTCGGTGAAACTACTACCAATACTTCTTTATTAGAGGAATTCAATGAGGCTGTTAATAACACTAATTCTTCTGAAGATAAAAGCACTTTGCTCACGTTGGCACCAGGACctaaattattatacgAACATATAGCTTCTTCTCCTATTATATTAGAAGATAGTTCCAACAGTAATGCAGATGGTATGACCAtgggtggtggtggtggtggtgatGATTTTATGGATTTTGGCGTAGATCCAAGTGTAGATCCAGAATTAGCCATGGCATTACGTATGTCTATGGAGGAAGAACAGGCACGACAAGAAAGATTAAGacagcagcaacaacaagaacaacaagAAGAACCAAAGGAAGAACAAGGTAAagatacaaaaaatttatga
- a CDS encoding GAF domain-containing protein, with amino-acid sequence MNLPKQRIVNSNNSIADRINNVLPDNSDKKTGSYNHKSKQPLLFLNGKSPYIKNITLTKAHFLDSYSKAKWNLSEVPCPASFQEANMMVPPESYHEEQRLKTVRLYMDKIQWKDNNFFNKILVKTIKHFLVSGASVSLVAQKAQIIKHKIGLNNTECAREISLDAHTILSKGSFVISNTASDWRTKGNPCVKGYPFIKFYAGIPLVTSFGHVIGVLAIFDQKPHPELTKDNVGYLTMQAKKIMTHLLDNNRSKLDGKKIENEEAFGMDKVLVASDDNNNNMHDLILQIGRATSFRTTLDVIFEKDGSGSSYVPNKRLKLGKTNLNLKKMSQLGSQELANQLLKYIDFKIASHKFCQYLAQKFFFNFVCVAEIRIMQPMKINEKYLPNNKYAFNAENFEYRDKLIAIDNKTIKIRLLGSAGINNAEQKVLDDNGLFYRAFDSDFGIYYLSSLGSKTKFKSGLLMPFSRTARTIVRNNIMSNKKDKIHKSRNNDGKCEKESRDERGNSIVSVMLKSGAYMTCCFSFQEENAPRSDDVISDIFGNCCLFRNLYNVR; translated from the coding sequence ATGAATTTACCAAAACAAAGGATAGTCAACTCTAATAATTCAATCGCTGACAGAATAAATAATGTATTACCAGATAACTCGGACAAAAAAACTGGATCCTATAATCATAAAAGTAAACAACCTTTGCTTTTTTTGAATGGGAAAAGtccatatataaaaaatataactttAACTAAGGCTCATTTTTTAGATAGTTATTCTAAGGCAAAGTGGAATTTATCTGAAGTTCCTTGTCCAGCAAGTTTCCAAGAAGCCAACATGATGGTTCCACCTGAAAGTTACCATGAAGAACAAAGATTAAAAACAGTAAGATTATACATGGACAAAATACAATGGAAGgataataacttttttaataaaattttagtCAAGACaattaaacattttttagTTTCTGGCGCTTCAGTATCCCTAGTTGCACAAAAAGCccaaattattaaacaCAAAATCGGCTTAAATAATACTGAATGTGCTAGAGAAATATCTCTTGATGCACATactattttatcaaaaggATCCTTTGTTATTTCAAATACTGCGTCCGATTGGAGGACGAAGGGCAACCCCTGCGTCAAGGGCTAtccatttattaaattttatgcAGGCATTCCTCTAGTGACTTCATTTGGGCACGTGATCGGAGTTTTGGCTATTTTTGACCAAAAACCTCATCCAGAATTAACAAAGGATAACGTTGGATATTTAACAATGCAagccaaaaaaattatgacGCATTTATTAGACAATAATCGGAGCAAATTAgatggtaaaaaaatagagaaCGAGGAAGCATTTGGAATGGACAAAGTGCTTGTTGCATCTGatgataacaacaacaatatgCATGATCTTATACTGCAAATTGGAAGAGCGACTTCCTTTAGAACAACTCTGGACgtaatttttgaaaaggaTGGTTCAGGAAGTTCCTATGTTCCTAATAAGCGTTTGAAGCTGGGTAAAACAAActtgaatttgaaaaaaatgtcaCAACTAGGTTCACAAGAGTTGGCAAACCAGTTGcttaaatatattgattttaaaattgcCTCGCACAAATTTTGCCAGTATCTTGcccaaaaattttttttcaattttgttTGCGTAGCAGAAATCCGCATTATGCAACCAATGAAAATTAATGAGAAATATCttccaaataataaatacgCTTTCAATGcagaaaattttgaatataGAGATAAACTTATTGCAATTGACAACAAAACGATTAAAATTAGACTTCTAGGCTCTGCTGGCATTAATAATGCAGAACAAAAAGTTTTAGACGACAACGGATTATTTTATAGAGCATTTGATTCAGATTTTGggatttattatctttcTTCATTGGGTTCAAAAACCAAATTTAAATCAGGACTTTTAATGCCATTTTCAAGAACTGCTAGAACCATAGTGAGAAACAATATTAtgtcaaataaaaaagataaaatacaCAAAAGTAGAAATAATGACGGAAAATGCGAAAAAGAAAGTAGAGATGAAAGAGGAAATAGTATTGTTAGTGTAATGCTAAAATCAGGTGCCTATATGActtgttgtttttcatttcaaGAAGAAAATGCTCCAAGAAGTGACGATGTCATTAGTGACATATTTGGCAATTGCTGTTTATTTAGAAACTTGTATAATGTTCGCTAA
- the IML1 gene encoding GTPase-activating protein IML1 (similar to Saccharomyces cerevisiae YJR138W | IML1 | Increased Minichromosome Loss), with product MNNKDYIRAQILNNNSNINSVTPSNGSIQFSLNKKGGNDFKNNTTPINQGTLLIKDNTLTIGSNSIRNDSNNKNGLRINNRRYQLNTSGIKSKFQTNKRSNITNQKITDNTTEKFMSSNIGFNVTKNINNLTKVPQDGYNAVKIKKKSYPFELYFHDNRSSKEPFLIDISQLPGAKEGDLAELKTYHSNLLSNQPSSTSVSGNFKPRKMHHKVEDKKLYFIVKDFNNNGTATNERKNSVHGINIKSNNSINNTTVTGNNSISLNRRTNNPAVSIATGELQKKLDLPIKSRVWIKLKNKETTQADLIELNVKDCLVNRGDMWLISNSMVDTCVYSGQKLTFIDSLRLAATGIYKNGKKILSGYVGDKTKIIIRSESAKFTFIIQITEEMWHFEQNGEIVFHQVVNSLFPMIFKKWKKIDTHHSITIILSANVDLSNTDFRSLKPGERQKNSKDYYRIVADQVSIAHWDKIMETLRIEFMRFSKDLLNVVKPDGTSKIQGRLSQTVKTNILESVNLASCLLLDPFRQIDLRHTTTHLIIISPGTGLFDVDYDLLQLTSKKLLSLEFTMDIICLTQPPLHIVPLFRYLDYSGELHHCIPIWLSISFWSEVLKKYGKWHPRCKIYDIQMMGVTENELKEEITISPLVPFSSVKSLNEFIHQYEKNVFTDHLCLDKKNRNTSFSSDFLETFNNTHRIKEATTNGGCNFLWREPKSSAPVLNEVDTSQIFADIHTVSEAQYEDTDTRLKPKISKDCPSLATDSLKSAYKNQSYMTSLTHKVASKILPEFFYPTNTTKNLPEKLTKGTDNLSLNVHKDSLGEYDNNRESLKKNFSSFSGRSLLHDAESVAESGASRSNSLIQDKLTVTKNQKRVRKITENDTCIEIDNASIPFDEELAVSLIPARWKDVYPKFVPKSYSKWKSFSTPADLPVTTSLMPTTSEFEELYELRNHSVTLNPDQEILTPTPLELLKKMIYVRILCGFQVCKGIKTLKIEALQDLANPNVSAVLNDDDYIGKKFYLLLEDEIHRLCCDDTGVINIQRYIRKKTLNTLDRLGSYTSMIKTRYENSYRAISIDPINSKREKMNWNQVDQILAGYEDSVLDKNKKMFRSKFVILPASVPANTFGISSNAKNEKLTEEELRLEGLTKLIAAIHRSRLRSDEERKNKNLRKEEILPEIYFYTGPLFQFISGQAELFKNNMKDLIVYDDSDSFNKNTSIDVISYELQHGKDHLTMVNRIWHWKKHKNCFVGSALVNWLLEHFTDIETREEAVLYGQELMNKGLFVHVLDRHGFLDGHYFYQISPSFVCDARDDTITTATTTTNTTTTTANNNNNNNADSPLTLSQHSLTRNRDRSISMKSVNSSKFTAALNIMTSIKSPRYHNSDETILSPDINEDIITPEPKPNIVLSSSVYLDLDPSGQSSKKEICTVHFDRVHNPEHCYHIRLEWLTVSPKLIDNLINSWSRLCERYGLKLVEIPWIELCAIPSQNPFHSFVDIKLALNPWFDEHFNKDAILSENKFYYHIYLLGISGFLLDNRASAFFHDNAPYEIMYSWGKPQFRLAQYVHNTGAYIAEIRENGDLFLAPNNIHLSRVNVNNSIGNFQGSTSSAKYFIDSQKIMLDFKKTCLNYDKLLQIFTDAKKQLANQQEL from the coding sequence atgaacaATAAAGATTACATTAGAGCTCAAATACTAAATAATAACTCTAATATAAATAGTGTTACTCCATCTAATGGTTCAATACAGTTTTCTCTCAATAAAAAAGGCGGTAACGACTTCAAGAATAATACTACCCCCATAAACCAAGGCACATTACTGATAAAAGATAATACTTTAACAATAGGCTCCAATTCTATTAGAAATGacagtaacaataaaaatggacttagaataaataatagaCGATATCAGTTGAATACCTCGGgaattaaatcaaaattcCAAACCAATAAGAGAAGCAATATTACCAATCAAAAGATTACTGATAACACCACTGAGAAATTTATGTCTTCTAACATAGGATTTAATGTTACAaagaatattaataacttaACAAAGGTACCGCAAGATGGATATAATGCAgtgaaaattaaaaaaaagtcctATCCATTTGAGCTATATTTCCACGATAACAGATCATCTAAAGaaccatttttaatagataTTTCTCAGCTACCCGGTGCTAAAGAAGGGGACTTAGCAGAACTGAAAACATACCACtcaaatttattatccAATCAACCATCATCAACTTCTGTTTCAGGAAATTTTAAGCCCAGGAAAATGCACCATAAAGTTGAAGATAAAAAGTTGTACTTTATTGTAAAAGATTTCAATAACAATGGCACCGCTACTAatgaaaggaaaaatagCGTCCATGGcatcaatattaaaagtaaCAACAGCATCAATAATACCACTGTTACTGGTAACAATAGCATATCGTTAAATAGAAGAACAAATAACCCAGCAGTATCTATAGCAACTGGggaattacaaaaaaaattggaccTACCAATTAAATCACGTGTTTggataaaattgaaaaacaaagaaacaaCCCAGGCAGATCTAATAGAGTTGAATGTTAAGGATTGTCTTGTTAACAGAGGGGATATGTGGTTAATTTCCAACTCAATGGTTGACACCTGTGTTTACAGTGGACAAAAACTAACTTTTATAGACTCACTTCGGTTGGCGGCTACAGgcatatataaaaatggtaaaaaaattctatCCGGGTATGTGGGAGACAAGaccaaaattattattagatcAGAGAGCGCAAAATTCACTTTCATTATTCAAATAACTGAGGAGATGTGGCATTTTGAACAAAATGGGGAAATTGTTTTCCACCAAGTGGTCAACTCTTTGTTTCCTatgattttcaaaaaatggaaaaaaatcGATACACATCATAGTATCACTATTATTCTTTCAGCAAATGTGGATTTATCTAACACGGATTTTAGAAGTTTAAAGCCAGGTGAAcgacaaaaaaattcaaaagaTTATTATCGTATTGTGGCGGATCAAGTTAGTATTGCCCACTGGGATAAAATCATGGAAACTCTAAGAATCGAGTTCATGAGATTTTCTAAAGATTTGCTAAACGTTGTTAAACCAGACGGTACATCTAAAATTCAAGGAAGACTAAGCCAAACAGTTAAAACCAATATATTGGAATCTGTAAATCTTGCTTCTTGTTTACTTTTAGACCCATTCAGACAAATAGACTTAAGACATACTACCACACACctaataattattagtCCGGGTACAGGGTTATTTGACGTGGATTATGATTTGTTGCAATTAACATCAAAGAAGTTGTTGTCACTTGAGTTTACAATGGACATTATTTGTCTAACCCAACCACCACTCCATATTGTACCTTTATTTAGATATTTGGATTATTCGGGCGAGTTACACCATTGTATCCCAATATGGTTAAGCATTTCATTTTGGAGtgaagttttaaaaaagtacGGAAAATGGCATCCGAGGTGTAAGATTTATGATATCCAAATGATGGGTGTTACTGAAAACGAGCTTAAGGAAGAGATTACCATCAGCCCGCTAGTTCCATTTTCCAGTGTCAAATCATTAAATGAGTTTATTCAtcaatatgaaaaaaatgttttcaCTGACCATTTATgtttggataaaaaaaacagaaatacATCTTTTTCATCTGATTTTCTGGAAACCTTTAATAATACCCATAGAATTAAGGAAGCAACTACTAATGGAGGGTGCAATTTTTTATGGCGGGAGCCCAAATCATCTGCCCCTGTTTTGAACGAGGTTGATACTTCTCAAATTTTTGCAGATATTCATACAGTTAGCGAAGCGCAGTATGAGGATACAGATACTCGTTTAAAACctaaaatttcaaaagatTGTCCCTCCCTAGCAACAGATTCATTAAAGTCTGCTTACAAAAATCAAAGTTACATGACATCTTTGACTCACAAAGTTGCTTCGAAAATATTGcctgaatttttttatcccaCAAATACTACGAAAAATCTGCCTGAAAAATTAACCAAAGGGACCGATAACCTTTCTTTAAATGTACATAAAGATAGTTTAGGTGAATATGATAACAACAGGgaatctttaaaaaaaaacttttcgtCGTTTAGTGGCAGGTCTTTGCTACATGATGCGGAATCTGTTGCGGAGTCAGGTGCTTCTAGAAGTAATTCTCTGATACAAGACAAACTAACAGTGACAAAAAACCAGAAGAGGGTTCGGAAAATCACTGAAAATGATACATGTATTGAGATTGATAATGCTTCAATTCCATTTGATGAAGAACTGGCAGTTTCTTTAATACCGGCCAGGTGGAAAGATGTCTATCCTAAATTTGTACCTAAAAGTTATAGCAAATGGAAATCGTTCTCAACTCCGGCGGATTTGCCGGTTACGACATCCTTAATGCCAACCACCTCAGAATTCGAAGAATTATATGAATTGCGGAACCATTCGGTCACTTTAAACCCGGATCAAGAGATTTTAACCCCAACACCACTAGaacttttgaaaaaaatgatttatgTCCGAATTCTATGCGGATTTCAAGTTTGCAAGGGGATTAAGACCCTCAAGATAGAAGCTTTGCAAGATTTAGCCAATCCAAACGTAAGTGCCGTTCTCAACGATGATGATTATATTGGtaagaaattttatttgcttCTTGAAGATGAGATTCATAGATTATGTTGTGATGATACTGGTGTCATAAACATTCAAAGATacataaggaaaaaaacattaaataCATTGGATAGATTAGGGAGTTACACATCGATGATTAAAACAAGATACGAAAACAGTTACCGAGCCATAAGCATCGACCCAATTAATTctaaaagagagaaaatgAATTGGAACCAAGTGGATCAGATATTAGCAGGATATGAAGATTCAGTTTtagataaaaacaaaaaaatgtttaggtcaaaatttgttatattACCGGCATCTGTGCCTGCAAACACTTTTGGAATTTCTAGCAAtgcaaaaaatgaaaaacttACAGAAGAAGAACTTAGATTAGAAGGACTTACCAAACTGATTGCTGCTATACACAGATCTAGATTGAGATCTGATgaggaaagaaagaataaaaacttgagaaaagaagaaatattgCCAGAAATATACTTTTACACGGGTCCTTTATTCCAGTTTATAAGTGGTCAAGCAGAGTTgttcaaaaacaacatGAAAGATTTAATAGTTTATGATGATTCTGACtcttttaacaaaaatacaaGCATTGATGTAATTTCCTATGAATTGCAGCATGGTAAAGATCATTTGACTATGGTGAATAGAATTTGGCATTGGAAAAAGcataaaaattgtttcgTTGGGTCTGCTCTTGTCAATTGGTTATTGGAGCATTTCACAGATATTGAAACACGAGAGGAGGCAGTTCTGTACGGACAAGAGCTAATGAACAAGGGGTTATTTGTGCATGTTTTAGATCGCCATGGCTTTTTGGATGGCCATTACTTTTATCAAATTTCGCCAAGCTTTGTTTGTGACGCTAGAGACGATACTATTACCACcgccaccaccaccaccaatactactactaccacggctaataacaacaacaacaataatgcaGATTCTCCATTAACGTTATCTCAACATAGTTTAACAAGAAATAGAGATCGTTCAATTAGTATGAAGTCTGTAAACAGTAGCAAGTTTACGGCCGCCTTAAATATAATGACTTCTATTAAATCGCCTAGATATCATAATTCAGATGAAACTATTCTCTCACCTGATATAAATGAAGATATAATAACTCCTGAGCCAAAACCTAACATTGTTTTAAGTTCTTCAGTGTACTTAGACCTAGATCCTTCCGGTCAATCttccaaaaaagaaatatgcACAGTCCATTTTGATCGAGTCCATAACCCAGAACATTGTTATCATATTAGACTTGAATGGTTAACTGTTTCACCAAAGCTTATAGATAATTTGATTAATAGTTGGTCAAGGTTGTGTGAAAGATACGGTTTGAAATTAGTTGAAATACCTTGGATAGAATTGTGCGCTATACCTTCACAAAATCCATTTCACTCTTTTGTTGATATCAAATTGGCTTTAAACCCGTGGTTTGACGAACATTTTAATAAGGATGCTATTTTATCAGAGAataagttttattatcatatttatttactagGAATTTCTGGGTTTTTATTGGACAATAGGGCGTCTGCCTTTTTTCACGATAATGCACCATACGAAATAATGTATTCATGGGGTAAACCTCAATTTCGATTGGCTCAATATGTTCACAACACAGGTGCTTATATTGCTGAAATTAGAGAAAATGGAGATTTGTTTCTTGCACCAAACAATATTCATCTTTCTAGAGTCAATGTTAACAATTCGATTGGAAACTTCCAAGGATCTACTTCTTCAGCAAAGTACTTTATTGATtcacaaaaaattatgttAGATTTCAAGAAAACGTGCTTAAATTATGATAAACTTTTACAGATTTTTACAGACGCCAAGAAGCAATTGGCTAACCAGCAAGAACTTTAA
- the HOM6 gene encoding homoserine dehydrogenase (similar to Saccharomyces cerevisiae YJR139C | HOM6 | HOMoserine requiring) — protein MSFKTVNVAIVGTGVVGAAFLDQILSMKSNITYNIIAICQLGSSLISKDYKPLEITASTWRSAIESSASSGLSTEELLEFLKKSPLPAILVDNTSNENLAKSYPKFVSSGISIATPNKKAFSSNLSLWKEIFTFRPTDGLVYHEATVGAGLPIVNFLKEIIQTGDKVEKIEGIFSGTLSYIFNEFSTVKPNTVNFSDVVKVAKKLGYTEPDPRDDLNGLDVARKVTILARIAGLEVESPSSFPVQSLIPKPLETVSTSAEFLEKLPEYDFELKKLKEEAALENKVLRFIGQVDIPSKTVSVGIAKYDFSHPFASLKGSDNVISIKTKRYTNPVVIQGAGAGSEVTAAGVLSDVIKIAERV, from the coding sequence ATGTCTTTTAAAACTGTTAACGTCGCTATTGTTGGTACTGGTGTTGTTGGTGCTGCCTTCTTGGATCAAATTCTATCCATGAAGTCTAACATCACCTACAATATCATTGCTATTTGTCAATTAGGTTCCTCTTTAATTTCTAAAGATTACAAACCCCTAGAAATAACCGCTTCTACTTGGAGATCTGCTATTGAAAGTTCTGCCTCTTCAGGTTTATCCACCGAGGAACTAttggaatttttaaaaaaatctcCTTTGCCAGCTATTTTGGTTGATAATACCTCAAACGAAAATTTGGCTAAAAGTTATCCAAAATTTGTTTCCAGTGGTATTTCCATTGCCAcaccaaataaaaaagccTTTTCTTCAAATCTTTCCTTGTGGAAAGagatttttacttttagaCCAACTGATGGTTTGGTTTATCATGAAGCTACTGTTGGTGCTGGTTTGCCAATTgtcaattttttgaaagaaataattCAAACCGGTGataaagttgaaaaaattgaggGTATTTTTTCAGGTACTTTGTCTTATATCTTTAACGAGTTTTCTACGGTCAAACCAAATACTGTCAACTTTTCCGACGTCGTTAAAGTTGCCAAAAAATTGGGTTATACTGAACCTGATCCAAGAGATGACTTGAATGGTTTAGATGTTGCCAGAAAAGTTACTATCTTGGCTAGAATCGCTGGTTTGGAAGTTGAATCACCATCTTCTTTCCCAGTTCAATCTTTAATTCCAAAACCATTGGAAACTGTTTCTACTTCTGCAGAGTTTTTGGAAAAGTTGCCTGAATACGATTTTgagttgaaaaaattaaaggagGAAGCTGCTTTAGAAAACAAGGTTTTAAGATTTATTGGTCAAGTAGATATTCCAAGCAAAACCGTTTCCGTTGGTATTGCTAAATACGACTTTTCACACCCATTTGCTTCTTTAAAAGGCTCTGATAACGTTATTTCCATAAAAACTAAACGTTATACTAACCCTGTTGTTATTCAAGGTGCTGGTGCCGGTTCTGAAGTTACTGCTGCTGGTGTGTTATCTGATGTTATTAAGATCGCCGAAAGagtatag